In Mycobacterium sp. 050128, one genomic interval encodes:
- a CDS encoding peptidase: MMNRGQGRLRLHGSRRRVISGSLNAAIACAATVFVVAGCTTVLDGRPLSMLNDPFRVADLLATDGHSGIRENPPPPTGTVINTDNGLIDKLSLLSVNDIEDYWKSAYSQSLKGTFLPVAKLVSYDSNDPSSPIVCHNETYKLVNAFFTARCNLIAWDRAVFMPVAQKYFGDMSVTGVLAHEFGHALQQMAKLVTRTDPTIVREQQADCFAGVYLYWVAAGKSPRFTLSTADGLDHVLAGIIVTRDPVMDADTENDDEHGSALDRVGAFQMGFVSGASACAGINQQEIAQRRGDLPKALQTDPNGDPQSGEVALNEDTLSTLMELLGKVFSPKSAPTLSFHTTPCPDAKPSPPASYCPATNTIMVDLAGLAAMAKVSDEKEHTLPQGDDTALSIVMSRYALAVQHERGLPMQSPWTALRTACLTGVVHRKMAEPIDTPSHKELLLTAGDLDEAVAGLLTNHMVASDADGTSVPAGFTRIAAFRGGVAGDIDACYTRYPG, from the coding sequence ATGATGAACCGCGGGCAAGGTCGACTTCGGTTGCATGGCAGCCGCAGGCGCGTCATCAGCGGTTCGCTGAACGCGGCAATTGCCTGTGCAGCGACGGTGTTCGTGGTAGCGGGGTGTACGACAGTCCTCGACGGGCGGCCCTTGTCGATGCTCAACGACCCGTTCCGGGTGGCTGATCTGCTCGCCACCGACGGCCACAGCGGGATCCGCGAGAACCCGCCGCCGCCGACCGGCACGGTGATCAACACCGACAACGGGCTGATCGACAAGCTGTCGTTGCTGTCGGTTAACGACATCGAGGACTACTGGAAATCGGCGTACAGCCAGTCGTTGAAGGGCACGTTTCTGCCCGTCGCGAAACTGGTCTCCTACGACTCCAACGATCCGAGCAGCCCGATCGTTTGCCACAACGAAACGTACAAGCTCGTCAACGCCTTTTTCACGGCCCGCTGCAACCTGATCGCCTGGGACCGCGCAGTGTTCATGCCGGTCGCGCAGAAGTATTTCGGCGACATGTCCGTCACCGGCGTGCTGGCGCACGAGTTCGGGCACGCCTTGCAGCAGATGGCGAAGCTGGTGACGAGAACGGACCCGACCATCGTTCGTGAGCAGCAGGCCGACTGCTTCGCGGGGGTCTACCTGTATTGGGTGGCCGCCGGGAAGTCGCCGCGTTTCACGCTGAGCACCGCCGACGGCCTCGACCATGTGCTGGCCGGGATCATCGTCACCCGCGACCCGGTAATGGATGCCGACACCGAGAACGACGACGAGCACGGGTCGGCGCTGGATCGGGTCGGTGCCTTCCAGATGGGTTTCGTCAGCGGCGCTTCGGCGTGCGCGGGAATCAACCAGCAGGAAATCGCGCAACGCCGCGGAGACCTGCCCAAGGCCTTGCAGACCGACCCCAACGGGGACCCGCAGAGCGGTGAGGTCGCGCTCAACGAAGACACTCTGTCGACGCTGATGGAGTTGTTGGGAAAGGTGTTCTCGCCGAAGAGCGCGCCGACCCTGTCCTTCCACACAACCCCTTGCCCCGATGCGAAACCCAGTCCGCCCGCGTCCTACTGCCCGGCCACCAACACCATCATGGTCGACCTGGCGGGCCTGGCGGCGATGGCGAAGGTCTCCGACGAGAAGGAACACACCCTGCCGCAAGGCGATGACACCGCCCTGTCGATCGTCATGTCGAGATACGCGCTTGCGGTACAACACGAACGCGGTCTACCGATGCAGAGCCCGTGGACCGCGCTGCGGACCGCGTGCCTGACCGGTGTGGTGCACCGCAAGATGGCCGAACCGATCGACACCCCCTCCCACAAGGAGCTGCTGCTGACTGCGGGCGACCTCGACGAGGCCGTCGCCGGTTTGCTCACCAACCACATGGTCGCCAGCGATGCGGACGGGACCAGCGTGCCCGCCGGCTTCACGCGCATCGCGGCGTTCCGCGGCGGCGTGGCCGGCGACATCGACGCGTGCTACACGCGCTATCCCGGCTAA
- a CDS encoding M28 family peptidase, with amino-acid sequence MIRHLCSVLVLIGLVAGCSSPRQGPPAAAPDLGRVLAGKVTADGMFVHLRALQDIANANKGNRAAGTPGYDASVEYVAKALRDKGFDVATPQFDRLYAVSPGKPSLTIAGSSYPLDQASLLVRTPPGGLSGQPVKPTQPSGCAAGDYPAALPAGAIAVVDDARCSVVDKQNSARAKGAAAVIVVSTPTGEGAPPTLFTPGYYKQLTMPVAVVSSNGGSALSHATAPVHLVLDAENIKITSRNVLAQTKTGSTNDVIMVGAHLDGPRSGPGINDNGSGVAAVLETALQLGPLAPVNNAVRFVFWGADEDGLNGVMDYVFGLDDEQLNDIAMYLNFNLLGSPNAGFFTDDGDQSGPPGQGIASADVPEGSAGIERTLSGYLNLAGKRPADMPLGTRTDYHPFMIAGVPIGGMSTGASQLKSPVQARLWGGKAGVGYDPNFQSPRDTIDNINREALAVMGSGVAYAAGSYAMSISGANGVPLHDKRHRTRLP; translated from the coding sequence ATGATCCGGCACCTGTGCTCGGTGTTGGTGCTGATCGGGCTGGTGGCAGGGTGCTCGTCGCCGCGGCAGGGGCCGCCGGCTGCCGCGCCGGACCTCGGCCGTGTGCTGGCCGGAAAGGTCACTGCCGACGGGATGTTCGTGCACCTGCGGGCGCTGCAGGACATCGCCAACGCCAATAAGGGGAACCGGGCAGCGGGGACGCCGGGCTACGACGCCAGCGTCGAATATGTCGCGAAAGCGTTGCGCGACAAGGGGTTCGATGTGGCCACGCCGCAGTTCGACCGGCTGTACGCGGTGTCGCCGGGTAAGCCGTCGCTGACGATCGCCGGCAGCAGCTATCCGCTGGACCAGGCCTCGCTGTTGGTGCGGACGCCGCCCGGCGGTCTCAGCGGCCAACCGGTGAAGCCCACGCAACCATCGGGGTGCGCGGCGGGCGATTACCCGGCCGCGCTGCCCGCGGGTGCCATCGCCGTCGTCGACGACGCGCGCTGCTCGGTGGTCGACAAGCAGAACAGCGCGAGGGCAAAGGGAGCCGCGGCAGTGATCGTGGTCAGCACACCCACCGGCGAAGGAGCCCCGCCCACGCTGTTCACCCCGGGCTACTACAAGCAGCTGACCATGCCGGTCGCTGTCGTGAGCAGCAACGGGGGCAGCGCGCTGTCCCACGCCACCGCACCGGTGCACCTGGTCCTGGACGCCGAGAACATCAAGATCACATCGCGAAACGTGCTGGCACAGACCAAAACCGGATCGACGAACGACGTGATCATGGTTGGCGCTCATCTCGACGGTCCGCGCAGCGGTCCGGGCATCAACGACAACGGGTCCGGGGTGGCCGCGGTGCTGGAAACCGCCCTGCAGCTGGGCCCGCTGGCACCGGTGAACAACGCGGTACGGTTCGTGTTCTGGGGGGCCGACGAGGATGGGCTCAACGGCGTCATGGATTACGTGTTCGGCCTGGATGACGAGCAGCTCAACGACATCGCGATGTACCTGAACTTCAATCTGCTCGGTTCGCCGAACGCCGGGTTCTTCACCGACGACGGCGATCAGTCCGGTCCGCCCGGACAGGGGATCGCGTCCGCCGATGTGCCCGAAGGGTCGGCCGGTATCGAGCGCACGCTGTCGGGCTATCTCAATCTGGCCGGCAAGCGGCCCGCCGACATGCCGTTGGGCACCCGCACCGACTACCACCCCTTCATGATCGCGGGGGTACCGATCGGCGGCATGAGCACCGGCGCATCGCAGCTGAAATCCCCTGTGCAAGCTCGGCTGTGGGGCGGCAAGGCGGGTGTCGGGTACGACCCCAATTTCCAAAGCCCCCGCGACACGATCGACAATATCAACCGGGAAGCATTGGCAGTCATGGGTTCTGGCGTGGCATACGCGGCAGGCAGCTACGCCATGTCGATTTCCGGCGCTAACGGCGTCCCGCTCCATGACAAGCGGCATCGGACCCGGTTACCCTAG
- a CDS encoding M28 family metallopeptidase, giving the protein MVNKSRTLAAMLATVALAAVMTGCMHRAANSQQVSDPAAAEFANTMHNKVTADAMMVHLTKLQDIANANNGTRAVGTPGYDASVDYVVNTLRHSGFDVQTPEFSARVFHSEKPTVTVGGKAVEARALEFSLGTGSDGVSGPLLAVSTGNGQACAASDYDNLPVKGAVVLVDRGTCPFAQKEDAAAQRGAVALIVADNVDEEQMGGTLGANTVVRIPAVGVTKSTGLQLRAQPGPVTIKLDASSQSFKARNVIAQTKTGSPTDVVMAGAHLDSVLAGPGINDNGSGVAAVLETAVQLGNSPQVHNAVRFAFWGAEELGLIGSRNYVESLNSDDLKNIALYLNFDVLASPNPGYFTYDGDQSLPADTRGQPVVPEGSAGIERTLVAYLKTAGKTAQDTQFDGRSDYDGFTQAGIPSGGLFSGAEAKKSADQVKLWGGTADEPFDPNYHKSTDTLDHIDRTSLGINGAGVAYAIGLYAQDLTGHNGVPAVADRTRHVLAKP; this is encoded by the coding sequence ATGGTGAACAAATCCCGAACGCTTGCGGCGATGCTCGCCACGGTCGCGCTCGCCGCGGTGATGACCGGTTGCATGCACCGGGCGGCGAACTCCCAGCAGGTGAGCGATCCCGCCGCGGCGGAGTTCGCCAACACCATGCACAACAAGGTCACGGCCGACGCGATGATGGTGCACCTGACCAAGCTGCAAGACATCGCCAACGCCAATAACGGCACCCGGGCGGTGGGCACACCCGGCTACGACGCCAGCGTCGACTATGTGGTGAACACGTTGCGCCACAGCGGTTTCGACGTGCAGACCCCCGAGTTTTCGGCGCGGGTCTTTCATTCCGAGAAGCCCACGGTGACGGTCGGCGGGAAGGCCGTCGAGGCGCGCGCGCTCGAGTTCAGCCTCGGCACCGGATCCGACGGGGTCAGCGGCCCGTTGCTGGCGGTGTCGACGGGCAACGGCCAGGCTTGCGCGGCCTCGGACTACGACAATCTTCCGGTGAAGGGCGCGGTGGTCCTGGTGGACCGCGGCACTTGCCCATTCGCGCAGAAGGAGGACGCCGCCGCACAGCGCGGCGCCGTGGCGTTGATCGTCGCCGACAATGTCGACGAGGAACAGATGGGCGGCACGCTCGGAGCCAACACCGTCGTGCGTATTCCGGCGGTCGGTGTCACCAAGTCCACCGGTTTGCAGCTGCGTGCCCAGCCCGGGCCGGTCACGATCAAACTGGACGCCAGCAGCCAGAGTTTCAAAGCGCGCAACGTCATCGCGCAGACCAAGACGGGCTCGCCCACCGACGTGGTGATGGCGGGCGCACACCTGGACAGCGTGCTTGCGGGACCGGGCATCAACGACAACGGCTCTGGCGTCGCCGCAGTCTTGGAAACCGCAGTGCAGCTGGGGAATTCGCCCCAGGTGCACAACGCGGTGCGGTTCGCGTTCTGGGGCGCCGAGGAACTCGGATTGATCGGATCGCGCAATTACGTCGAATCGCTGAATTCCGACGACCTCAAAAACATTGCGCTGTACCTGAACTTCGACGTGCTCGCCTCGCCGAATCCCGGTTACTTCACCTATGACGGTGATCAATCCCTGCCGGCGGACACCCGCGGCCAACCGGTGGTGCCAGAAGGTTCGGCCGGTATCGAGCGCACCCTGGTCGCATACCTGAAGACTGCCGGCAAGACCGCCCAGGACACGCAGTTCGACGGACGCTCCGACTACGACGGCTTCACCCAGGCCGGTATCCCGTCGGGCGGTCTGTTCTCCGGTGCGGAGGCAAAGAAGTCCGCCGACCAGGTCAAGTTGTGGGGCGGGACGGCGGATGAGCCATTCGATCCGAACTATCACAAGAGCACCGACACCCTCGACCACATCGACCGCACCTCTCTGGGCATCAACGGCGCCGGCGTGGCCTACGCGATCGGTCTGTACGCCCAGGACCTGACCGGACACAACGGGGTTCCCGCCGTGGCAGACCGCACCCGCCACGTGCTTGCAAAACCATGA
- a CDS encoding DUF2752 domain-containing protein, protein MVAASTTLVCAAIWAGDPTTPGGPLPVCPTKALLGIDCPGCGSLRMIYSLLHGNLMAAARFNALGLAAVVLLVWAYLVWTYGRVTGRRIRSWQHQRWAAMVTLSLVLVWFVVRNIPFAPFSGLYV, encoded by the coding sequence ATGGTCGCCGCGTCGACGACGTTGGTGTGCGCGGCCATCTGGGCAGGCGATCCGACTACCCCGGGTGGCCCGCTGCCGGTGTGTCCCACCAAGGCTCTGCTGGGCATCGACTGTCCCGGATGCGGCAGCCTGCGGATGATTTATTCGCTCCTGCACGGCAACTTGATGGCCGCCGCCAGGTTCAACGCGTTGGGCTTGGCGGCGGTCGTGCTGTTGGTGTGGGCCTACCTGGTCTGGACCTACGGCCGGGTGACGGGCCGGCGGATCAGGAGCTGGCAGCACCAACGTTGGGCGGCCATGGTGACGCTGTCGTTGGTATTGGTTTGGTTTGTGGTGCGCAACATTCCGTTTGCCCCCTTCAGCGGCCTATACGTCTGA
- a CDS encoding CD225/dispanin family protein, which translates to MTAQPPPPGYPPQQPAGQAPDNYLVWSILATLFCCLPFGVVAIVKSTQVSGLWAQGQYAEAQAAADAAKKWVKWSVIAAVVSAVLYGIVLAIIAMTADNSTPAALAAML; encoded by the coding sequence ATGACTGCACAACCGCCACCCCCGGGGTACCCACCGCAGCAGCCTGCGGGGCAAGCACCGGATAACTATTTGGTGTGGTCCATTTTGGCAACGCTGTTCTGCTGCTTGCCGTTCGGCGTCGTGGCCATCGTCAAATCCACTCAGGTGAGTGGATTGTGGGCGCAGGGTCAGTACGCCGAGGCGCAGGCCGCAGCGGACGCCGCCAAGAAGTGGGTGAAGTGGTCGGTCATCGCCGCGGTCGTTAGTGCCGTCCTTTACGGCATCGTGCTGGCGATCATCGCCATGACCGCCGACAACTCAACCCCCGCGGCCCTGGCCGCAATGCTGTAA
- a CDS encoding serine/threonine protein kinase encodes MSHPTKTLRAATAAAFTATFFCVGTPTALADNNATLLSALSKGYSSSNCSSQAVSEVQGSFTAPVVAVLQCGQNTDSSGPMGGKYFLFANSADTASSFTKLISSDTLANCGDAKSPTTWHQGSSDSAGQVACGTDSGQAEVLWTVDAKNVLAFVRASNGDTAALYKWWQSNG; translated from the coding sequence ATGTCTCACCCGACCAAGACGCTGCGAGCCGCGACGGCTGCAGCGTTTACAGCGACCTTCTTCTGCGTCGGCACTCCGACCGCGCTGGCAGACAACAACGCCACGCTGCTGAGCGCCCTTTCGAAGGGCTACAGCAGCAGCAACTGCTCGTCTCAGGCGGTGTCCGAGGTGCAGGGCTCGTTTACCGCCCCGGTGGTAGCGGTCTTGCAGTGCGGACAGAACACCGACTCCAGCGGCCCGATGGGCGGCAAGTACTTCCTGTTCGCCAACAGCGCCGACACGGCCAGCTCGTTCACCAAGCTCATCAGCAGTGACACCCTCGCCAACTGCGGGGACGCCAAGTCGCCCACCACGTGGCACCAGGGCAGCTCCGACTCGGCCGGACAGGTGGCGTGCGGAACGGATTCCGGCCAGGCCGAGGTCCTCTGGACCGTCGACGCGAAGAACGTGCTGGCCTTCGTCCGCGCGTCCAACGGAGACACGGCGGCTCTCTACAAGTGGTGGCAGTCCAACGGCTGA
- a CDS encoding SGNH/GDSL hydrolase family protein encodes MKRYVALGSSMAAGPGIQPRVQGAPRWSGRSARNYPHLLAEQQNLQLVDVTFSGATTAHILNDRQLTAPPQIAALDGSEDLVTITIGGNDVGYVPLLMAAALPRPARRLPLLGARIAELLDPNVRDRALAEVSDSLCAVGKAVCERAPRARVFFVDYLTILPPEGGSAPPISDADAALGRHVATALERLTADAAAASGCEVVSAAAASRDHHAWAAQPWTTTPAKYIVPLPGRPAPLHPNGAGMRAVAELVAAQL; translated from the coding sequence ATGAAACGTTATGTAGCGCTGGGCAGTTCGATGGCTGCCGGGCCGGGCATCCAGCCACGCGTTCAAGGCGCTCCCCGATGGTCGGGACGGTCGGCGCGCAACTACCCGCATCTGCTTGCCGAGCAGCAGAACCTCCAACTGGTCGACGTCACCTTTTCCGGCGCCACCACCGCTCACATCCTCAACGATCGTCAGCTCACTGCGCCGCCGCAGATCGCCGCGCTGGACGGCTCGGAGGATCTCGTCACGATCACGATCGGCGGCAACGACGTCGGCTACGTTCCGCTGCTGATGGCGGCGGCACTGCCACGGCCGGCCCGGCGGCTGCCGCTGCTGGGGGCGCGGATCGCCGAACTGCTGGACCCTAACGTGCGCGACCGCGCCCTGGCAGAGGTGTCCGACTCCTTGTGTGCGGTCGGGAAAGCCGTATGTGAACGGGCCCCGCGCGCACGGGTTTTCTTCGTCGACTACTTGACAATCCTGCCGCCCGAAGGCGGGTCGGCACCTCCGATTTCGGACGCGGATGCCGCCCTGGGCCGCCACGTGGCCACCGCGCTGGAACGGCTCACCGCCGACGCGGCCGCGGCATCCGGCTGCGAGGTGGTCAGCGCCGCCGCCGCCAGCCGGGATCATCACGCATGGGCTGCGCAGCCCTGGACGACCACGCCGGCGAAATACATTGTGCCGCTGCCGGGTCGGCCGGCGCCACTACATCCCAACGGTGCGGGGATGCGCGCGGTGGCCGAACTCGTTGCGGCCCAACTCTAA
- a CDS encoding thiazole synthase, producing the protein MVDSKLTIADRSFASRLIMGTGGATSLAVLEEALRISGTELTTVAMRRVDAEGGTGLLDLLSRLGITPLPNTAGCRSAAEAVLTARLAREALNTNWIKLEVIADDRTLLPDGVELVRAAEQLVDDGFVVLPYTNDDPALARRLEDTGCAAVMPLGSPIGTGLGITNPHNIEMIVARAGVPVILDAGIGTASDAALAMELGCDAVLLATAVTRAADPPAMAAAMAAAVTAGYLARRAGRIPKRFWAQASSPPRSTMRTGDRAAEQRAIEPER; encoded by the coding sequence GTGGTTGACTCCAAGCTGACGATCGCGGACCGCAGTTTCGCGTCGCGGCTGATCATGGGTACCGGGGGAGCGACCAGTCTGGCGGTGCTGGAGGAGGCGCTGCGGATCTCGGGCACCGAGCTGACCACCGTCGCGATGCGCCGGGTCGACGCCGAGGGTGGTACCGGGTTGCTCGACCTGCTCAGCCGGCTGGGCATCACGCCGCTGCCCAACACAGCGGGGTGCCGCAGCGCGGCCGAAGCGGTGCTCACCGCACGGCTGGCACGCGAGGCGCTGAACACCAACTGGATCAAACTCGAGGTTATCGCCGACGATCGCACACTGCTGCCCGACGGAGTCGAGTTGGTCCGGGCCGCAGAGCAATTGGTCGACGACGGATTCGTCGTGCTGCCCTACACCAACGACGACCCGGCGCTGGCCCGCCGGCTGGAGGACACCGGATGCGCGGCGGTCATGCCGCTGGGCTCGCCGATCGGAACCGGCCTGGGCATCACCAACCCACACAACATCGAGATGATCGTCGCGCGAGCCGGCGTCCCGGTGATCCTCGACGCCGGCATCGGTACCGCGAGCGACGCCGCGCTGGCGATGGAATTGGGTTGTGACGCGGTGCTGTTGGCCACCGCGGTCACCCGGGCCGCCGATCCGCCCGCGATGGCCGCCGCGATGGCGGCGGCGGTCACCGCCGGTTATCTGGCGCGCCGCGCCGGGCGGATCCCGAAGCGCTTCTGGGCGCAGGCATCCAGTCCACCCCGGTCGACGATGCGGACCGGGGACCGGGCCGCTGAGCAGCGGGCCATCGAGCCTGAGCGATGA
- the thiS gene encoding sulfur carrier protein ThiS: protein MIVVVNANAVEVDGPTTVAGLLESLGFPERGIAVAMDDAVLPRSSWTTKLFDGARLEVVTAVQGG from the coding sequence ATGATCGTGGTAGTCAACGCAAATGCGGTCGAGGTCGACGGCCCGACTACGGTCGCCGGGTTGCTGGAATCGCTCGGCTTTCCCGAACGGGGTATAGCGGTGGCCATGGACGACGCTGTGCTTCCCCGGTCCAGTTGGACCACAAAGCTTTTCGACGGTGCTCGACTCGAGGTAGTGACGGCGGTGCAGGGTGGTTGA
- the thiO gene encoding glycine oxidase ThiO: MSEAGTLAVIGGGVIGLSVARRAAQAGWSVRVHRTGDHGASWVAGGMLAPHSEGWPGEERLLRLGLESLRLWREGGYLDGLPPEVVTARESLVVAVDRADVADLRTVAGWLADQGHPVIWEPAARDVEPLLAQGVRHGFRAPTELAVDNRAVLDALAADCERRGVAWAPPAQDLSRVSGDAVVIANGIDAPALCPGLPVRPVKGEVLRLRWRKGCMPLLGRVIRARVHGRQVYVVPRADGVVVGATQYEHGRDTAPVVSGVRDLLDDACAVLPALGEYELAECAAGLRPMTPDNLPLVHRLDDRTLVATGHGRSGFLLAPWTAEQIVSELVPVGVQS; encoded by the coding sequence ATGTCAGAGGCAGGGACGCTGGCCGTCATCGGCGGCGGCGTGATCGGGCTGTCGGTGGCGCGCCGGGCAGCCCAGGCCGGATGGTCGGTGCGGGTGCACCGCACCGGCGACCACGGCGCGTCCTGGGTCGCCGGCGGCATGCTGGCCCCGCACAGCGAGGGCTGGCCCGGCGAGGAGCGATTGCTCAGGCTGGGCCTGGAGTCGCTGCGGCTGTGGCGTGAGGGCGGCTACCTGGACGGGCTGCCGCCGGAGGTGGTCACCGCCCGCGAGTCGCTGGTGGTGGCCGTCGACCGGGCCGACGTCGCCGACTTGCGCACCGTGGCGGGCTGGCTGGCCGACCAGGGGCACCCGGTGATCTGGGAGCCGGCCGCGCGCGACGTCGAACCCCTTCTGGCGCAAGGCGTCCGGCACGGCTTTCGGGCACCCACCGAACTGGCCGTGGACAACCGTGCGGTCCTCGACGCGCTGGCGGCGGACTGCGAACGTCGCGGCGTCGCATGGGCGCCGCCGGCACAGGACCTGTCGCGGGTCTCCGGCGACGCCGTGGTGATCGCCAACGGCATCGACGCGCCGGCGCTGTGCCCCGGCCTGCCGGTGCGCCCGGTGAAGGGCGAGGTACTGCGACTGCGCTGGCGAAAGGGCTGTATGCCGTTGCTGGGCAGAGTGATTCGCGCACGCGTGCACGGCCGCCAGGTGTACGTGGTGCCGCGTGCGGACGGGGTTGTCGTGGGTGCGACGCAGTACGAACATGGCCGTGACACGGCCCCGGTCGTATCCGGAGTACGTGACCTGCTCGACGACGCGTGCGCGGTGCTGCCGGCACTGGGTGAGTACGAGCTGGCCGAGTGCGCCGCCGGGCTGCGCCCGATGACACCCGATAACCTTCCGCTGGTGCATCGCCTGGACGACCGCACCCTGGTCGCGACCGGGCACGGCCGGTCAGGTTTTCTGCTGGCCCCGTGGACCGCCGAACAGATTGTGTCCGAACTCGTTCCGGTAGGAGTCCAGTCATGA
- the thiE gene encoding thiamine phosphate synthase, whose product MHDPVTRLTGARLYLCTDARRERGDLAQFAEAALAGGVDIIQLRDKGSAGERRFGPLEARDELAACEVLADAARRHGALFAVNDRADIARAAGADVLHLGQGDLPPDVAREITGPGTLIGLSTHDADQVKDAAAALETGEVDYFCVGPCWPTPTKPDRFAPGLPLVEAAARLNPTKPWFAIGGIDAQRLPEVLEAGARRIVVVRAITAAKDPRAAAEQLSSALRAAS is encoded by the coding sequence GTGCACGATCCTGTTACCCGTCTTACCGGCGCCCGGCTATATCTGTGTACCGACGCGCGACGCGAGCGCGGCGACCTGGCCCAGTTCGCCGAGGCCGCCCTGGCCGGCGGCGTGGACATCATCCAGCTGCGCGACAAGGGATCGGCCGGTGAGCGGCGGTTCGGCCCGCTGGAGGCGCGCGATGAGCTGGCCGCGTGCGAGGTCCTCGCGGACGCGGCCCGCCGGCACGGCGCGCTGTTCGCGGTCAACGATCGGGCCGACATCGCCCGCGCGGCCGGAGCCGACGTGCTGCATCTGGGCCAGGGCGATCTGCCACCGGACGTGGCCCGCGAAATCACCGGGCCCGGCACGCTGATCGGCCTGTCCACCCATGACGCCGACCAGGTCAAAGACGCCGCGGCGGCCTTGGAAACAGGGGAAGTCGACTACTTCTGCGTCGGCCCCTGCTGGCCCACTCCCACCAAACCCGACCGTTTCGCGCCGGGGTTGCCGCTGGTCGAGGCGGCCGCTCGGCTGAACCCGACCAAGCCGTGGTTCGCGATCGGTGGCATCGACGCACAACGGCTGCCCGAGGTGCTCGAGGCCGGCGCCCGGCGAATCGTGGTGGTGCGCGCGATCACCGCGGCAAAAGACCCCCGGGCCGCGGCCGAACAGCTCAGTTCAGCGCTTCGAGCAGCGAGCTGA
- a CDS encoding NUDIX hydrolase codes for MQGDGDGWVISDRGAHYWGRFGAAGLLLRAPRPDGTPAVLLQHRAVWSHEGGTWGLPGGARDSHETPEETAVREAHEEAGLLAERVAVRATVVTAEVAGIAGTQWSYTTVIADAGELLHTVPNRESAEMRWVAENEVADLPLHPGFAASWERLRTATALIPLGHSDERRQHLPRTLEIDAGVFVWCMAVNADQAPSHLSPRISSLLEALN; via the coding sequence GTGCAAGGCGACGGTGACGGATGGGTGATATCCGACCGCGGCGCCCACTACTGGGGTCGGTTCGGCGCGGCGGGTCTGCTGCTGCGGGCGCCACGCCCCGACGGCACCCCCGCGGTGTTGCTGCAACACCGGGCGGTGTGGAGCCATGAGGGCGGCACCTGGGGGTTGCCCGGCGGCGCCCGGGACAGCCACGAGACCCCGGAGGAGACGGCGGTCCGCGAAGCCCACGAGGAGGCCGGGCTGCTCGCCGAGCGGGTGGCCGTGCGGGCGACCGTGGTCACCGCCGAGGTTGCCGGGATCGCCGGTACCCAGTGGTCCTACACCACCGTCATCGCCGACGCCGGCGAGTTGCTGCACACGGTGCCCAACCGGGAAAGCGCCGAAATGCGCTGGGTCGCCGAGAACGAGGTGGCCGACCTGCCGCTGCATCCCGGCTTCGCGGCCAGCTGGGAGCGGCTGCGCACCGCGACGGCGCTGATTCCGCTCGGCCATTCCGACGAACGGCGCCAGCACCTGCCGCGCACGCTGGAGATCGACGCCGGGGTCTTCGTGTGGTGCATGGCGGTCAATGCGGATCAGGCGCCGTCGCACCTGAGTCCCCGAATCAGCTCGCTGCTCGAAGCGCTGAACTGA